Proteins from a genomic interval of Chitinophagales bacterium:
- the ligA gene encoding NAD-dependent DNA ligase LigA, giving the protein MYDTKQTQALQNLTQKLLQHNKSSIPEQEVAFGIAVELREVIQYHDWLYYVKAASIIPDTDYDYLFDYLKAIEDNYPELIVADSPTQRVAQGLSDDFTTVNHLIPMLSLAKAYSSQDLLDWDETVKKLAQEEQIEYSVEPKFDGASIAVIYENDQLVRGATRGNGVAGDDITNNIRTIPTIPLSAAFSQYGIVRAEVRGEVVIHKERFKEINEKRAADGEDLLANPRNSAAGALRQKHSSKVMERKLEGFIYQVGLATKADGLDALGNLGDLKNHDDSMRLLYKLGFKTALKDEKDKSHVFQNIEDVVAYCNEWGEKRDAYPYEIDGMVIKVNDYKLQDRLGATGHHPRWAIALKFEAKAATTKLLNVEYQVGRTGAITPVAKLETVNVAGANISNASLHNEDYITEKDIRIGDTVIVQRAGDVIPYIAGVVEKDRNGSEQPVLFPENCPSCGTKLVKPEGDAIWRCINLECPAQVEERIIHYVSKSAMDIRGLGKDIVKRFVAEGLLQNIEGIYTLDYDRILQLDKWGERSVENLKASIEASKNQPIYRLMIGLGIREVGRSTTRMLAEVINDVEELKDWSIEKLQELPDIGPKVAANIVEFFQNEQNLQLIETLKSFGVNTKKLQTEVKAVGGKLEGKTFLFTGSLQQFTRSDAHKMVEDNGGKLISSVSNKLNYLVVGEKAGSKLKKAQTIDTITILSEEEFLAML; this is encoded by the coding sequence ATGTACGATACCAAACAAACCCAAGCACTCCAAAACCTTACCCAAAAATTACTACAACACAACAAATCCTCCATTCCCGAACAAGAAGTTGCGTTTGGAATTGCAGTAGAACTCAGAGAAGTCATACAATACCACGATTGGCTCTACTACGTCAAAGCAGCCTCCATTATTCCCGACACCGACTACGATTATTTGTTTGACTATCTCAAAGCCATTGAAGACAACTATCCCGAACTCATTGTTGCTGATTCACCCACCCAAAGAGTAGCACAAGGTTTGTCCGATGATTTCACGACCGTCAACCACCTCATTCCCATGCTTTCACTCGCCAAAGCATACAGCAGTCAGGATTTGCTGGATTGGGATGAAACAGTAAAGAAATTAGCTCAAGAAGAACAAATTGAATATTCGGTAGAACCTAAATTTGATGGAGCGAGCATTGCCGTCATCTATGAAAACGATCAGTTGGTTCGTGGCGCAACTCGTGGAAATGGCGTAGCAGGAGACGATATCACCAACAACATTCGTACTATTCCCACGATTCCTCTATCCGCAGCTTTTTCGCAATACGGCATTGTGCGAGCAGAAGTGAGAGGTGAAGTAGTCATTCACAAAGAACGATTCAAAGAAATCAACGAAAAACGGGCTGCCGATGGGGAAGATTTGTTGGCAAATCCTCGAAACTCGGCGGCAGGTGCGCTTCGTCAAAAACATTCTTCAAAAGTTATGGAGCGCAAACTCGAAGGGTTCATTTATCAAGTAGGTTTGGCAACAAAAGCAGACGGCTTAGACGCTTTGGGAAATTTGGGTGATTTGAAAAACCACGATGATAGCATGAGGTTGCTTTATAAACTGGGCTTCAAAACCGCATTGAAGGACGAAAAAGACAAAAGCCATGTTTTTCAAAATATTGAAGACGTGGTGGCCTACTGCAATGAATGGGGAGAAAAACGAGATGCGTATCCGTATGAAATTGATGGAATGGTCATCAAAGTGAATGACTACAAACTGCAAGACCGTCTGGGTGCAACAGGGCATCATCCTCGCTGGGCGATTGCGCTCAAATTTGAAGCCAAAGCTGCTACAACTAAATTATTGAATGTTGAATATCAGGTAGGTAGGACGGGTGCAATAACTCCCGTTGCCAAATTGGAAACCGTAAATGTGGCAGGGGCGAATATCTCCAATGCTTCTCTACATAATGAGGATTATATCACCGAAAAAGACATTCGCATTGGAGATACAGTGATTGTCCAACGAGCAGGAGATGTGATTCCATACATTGCAGGTGTGGTCGAAAAAGACCGCAATGGCAGCGAACAGCCTGTTCTGTTTCCCGAAAATTGCCCTTCTTGTGGTACAAAATTGGTGAAGCCCGAAGGTGATGCCATTTGGCGGTGTATCAATTTAGAATGTCCTGCACAGGTCGAAGAACGCATCATTCACTATGTTTCTAAAAGTGCAATGGACATTCGTGGACTTGGAAAAGATATTGTAAAGCGTTTTGTAGCAGAGGGTTTACTGCAAAACATTGAAGGTATTTACACACTGGATTATGACCGTATTCTTCAATTGGATAAATGGGGCGAGCGTTCGGTCGAAAATTTGAAAGCCAGTATTGAAGCCTCCAAAAATCAACCAATTTACCGTTTGATGATTGGTTTGGGGATTCGTGAAGTGGGGCGAAGTACTACTCGAATGTTGGCAGAAGTCATCAACGATGTGGAGGAATTGAAGGATTGGAGTATTGAAAAATTGCAGGAACTTCCTGATATTGGCCCTAAAGTAGCTGCCAATATTGTCGAGTTTTTTCAAAATGAGCAAAATTTGCAATTGATTGAAACACTCAAATCTTTTGGAGTGAACACCAAAAAGCTGCAAACAGAGGTGAAAGCGGTAGGTGGTAAATTGGAGGGAAAAACATTTTTGTTTACAGGATCACTTCAACAGTTTACCCGAAGTGATGCCCATAAAATGGTGGAAGACAATGGTGGTAAGTTGATTAGTAGCGTCAGCAATAAGCTGAATTATCTGGTAGTAGGCGAAAAAGCAGGCTCGAAATTGAAGAAAGCACAGACGATTGACACGATTACCATTTTGAGTGAGGAAGAATTTTTGGCAATGTTATAG
- the mutY gene encoding A/G-specific adenine glycosylase, with protein MKHPFTEYLLQWAKENPRNLPWKDTKDPYKIWLSEIILQQTRVAQGKPYYEKFAATYPKVEDLANAPEDEVMRMWEGLGYYSRARNMHAAAKYIAYELKGKFPDSHKEILQLKGVGAYTAAAIASFAFDLPHPVVDGNVYRVLSRRFGIETPIDSTEGKKEFALLAEELLDKENPSVYNQAIMDFGSLQCTPNNPNCGNCPLQENCVAFHKGLISKLPIKGNKLKKTTRYFHYLMLQLPNEKFLLQKRVGKGIWRNLYQFPLIEGNQLLDLEELRQTEEWNQLFINQKTTVKKASKTYKHLLTHQTIFLQFFELQLKESPPTLSDCIEVDAADFDNYAFPRVMNRFLEDRENRELGQLDMFS; from the coding sequence ATGAAACACCCTTTCACCGAGTACCTCCTTCAATGGGCAAAAGAAAATCCCCGAAACCTTCCGTGGAAAGACACCAAAGACCCCTACAAAATTTGGCTTTCTGAAATCATTCTCCAACAAACAAGAGTAGCACAGGGGAAACCATATTACGAAAAATTTGCTGCAACTTACCCAAAAGTAGAAGACTTGGCGAATGCTCCCGAAGATGAGGTGATGCGGATGTGGGAGGGTTTGGGTTATTATTCTAGGGCGAGAAATATGCACGCTGCTGCAAAGTATATTGCCTACGAATTGAAGGGAAAATTTCCTGATTCTCACAAAGAGATTCTGCAACTGAAAGGCGTAGGTGCTTACACGGCTGCTGCAATTGCTTCTTTTGCATTTGACCTACCGCATCCTGTAGTGGACGGCAATGTGTATCGAGTTTTATCGAGAAGGTTTGGTATCGAAACTCCAATTGACAGCACCGAAGGCAAAAAAGAATTTGCGCTATTGGCAGAAGAACTGCTGGACAAAGAAAATCCAAGTGTTTACAATCAAGCCATTATGGACTTTGGTTCACTTCAATGCACACCCAACAATCCCAACTGTGGCAACTGCCCATTGCAGGAAAACTGTGTGGCTTTTCACAAAGGTTTGATTTCCAAATTGCCGATTAAAGGCAATAAATTGAAGAAGACAACTCGTTATTTTCACTATTTGATGCTGCAATTGCCCAACGAAAAGTTTTTACTGCAAAAGCGGGTAGGAAAAGGTATTTGGAGAAACTTGTATCAATTCCCACTAATTGAAGGAAATCAACTCCTAGATTTGGAGGAATTAAGACAAACCGAAGAATGGAATCAGCTATTTATCAATCAAAAAACTACGGTTAAAAAAGCCTCCAAAACTTACAAACACTTATTAACCCACCAAACTATCTTCCTTCAATTTTTTGAGCTGCAATTGAAGGAAAGTCCTCCTACCCTATCGGATTGTATTGAAGTAGATGCTGCTGACTTTGACAACTATGCTTTTCCGAGAGTGATGAATCGTTTTTTGGAGGATAGGGAAAATCGAGAGTTGGGGCAGTTGGATATGTTTTCATAA
- a CDS encoding flavin reductase: MHLSKTDIQNTPRIKRLNIINSITGVKPANLIGSISNDGQTNLAIFSSVIHLGSNPALLGFISRPSGDVRRHTHENIIANGFYTINHVHPHFIEKAHYTSVKFEAEESEFKKCQLTEECLFDFKAPFVKESRLKIGMKFLEEIPIKANNTILVVGEVQHIVVQEEAVDKKGHIDLNQLDSVGISGLNSYYRLEKLAQLPYARIAELPDFQ; encoded by the coding sequence ATGCACCTATCAAAAACCGACATCCAAAATACTCCTCGCATCAAGCGACTGAATATCATTAACTCCATTACTGGTGTAAAACCTGCAAACCTAATTGGTAGTATTTCCAATGACGGTCAGACCAATTTAGCCATTTTCAGTTCTGTGATACACTTGGGTAGCAATCCTGCACTTTTGGGATTCATTTCCAGACCTTCGGGAGATGTTCGCAGACATACACACGAAAATATTATCGCCAATGGATTTTATACCATCAATCATGTTCACCCTCATTTCATTGAAAAGGCACACTATACTTCTGTCAAATTTGAAGCCGAAGAATCGGAATTTAAAAAATGTCAGTTAACCGAAGAATGTTTATTTGACTTCAAAGCTCCTTTTGTAAAAGAGAGCAGGCTGAAAATAGGCATGAAATTTTTGGAGGAAATTCCTATCAAAGCCAACAATACTATTTTGGTAGTTGGAGAAGTTCAACACATTGTAGTTCAGGAGGAAGCGGTGGACAAAAAAGGTCATATTGATTTGAATCAATTGGATAGCGTAGGGATTTCTGGTCTGAACAGTTACTACAGATTGGAAAAGTTAGCCCAACTTCCTTATGCACGAATAGCAGAATTACCTGATTTTCAGTAA
- a CDS encoding DUF4403 family protein, whose translation MNLQIKVPIEVVEKQANAYFQETLLHDEQGGNMVDLKVTKTAPIKVVGQDGFLLLTAHLHVWAKMKLKKQLLGVFDIYTPQVDKTEFDIEVNYRLKPILNNGWQLFTQTTGTFEWTHKPFMEVVLVKIGLAGILSPFIQDQVNTFANSIDQWVAKELNVHSYVEDAWKILREPISLHDDFDTWLDVKLEADKVEVGSFMVATNHIEITLNLPVQPEAIFGAPAQSRYEGTRILPDFLINNYLQVLPKRENATAIIGFEAMSKLLENKHFEFDGGKQWLTIDYIRFGTDNNVLVAESKINAYVKWGMFSKKLAGVAYLQLVPMYDKAAKKLTINDFSYSLESDDRWLQMGSRLAKKSLEHFLHEKMEQGANHLLQQLPAFLEREMKNIDFEDYANLNGVLNYFEVDDIYLTDAALYIEGKVGTEWVLVVG comes from the coding sequence TTGAATCTACAAATCAAAGTTCCTATTGAAGTTGTTGAAAAACAGGCAAATGCCTATTTTCAAGAAACACTTTTGCACGACGAACAGGGCGGCAATATGGTTGATTTGAAGGTAACGAAAACTGCTCCTATCAAAGTCGTAGGGCAAGATGGTTTTTTGTTGCTGACAGCCCACCTGCATGTATGGGCAAAAATGAAACTCAAAAAGCAACTATTGGGTGTTTTTGATATTTACACACCGCAAGTCGACAAAACAGAGTTTGACATTGAAGTAAACTACCGTCTCAAGCCTATTTTAAACAATGGTTGGCAGTTGTTTACCCAAACGACGGGTACTTTTGAATGGACACATAAACCTTTTATGGAGGTCGTCTTGGTAAAAATAGGTTTGGCAGGAATTTTAAGTCCTTTCATTCAGGATCAGGTCAATACCTTTGCAAACTCGATAGATCAATGGGTTGCAAAAGAACTAAATGTACATTCTTATGTGGAGGATGCGTGGAAAATACTCAGAGAACCTATCAGTTTGCACGATGATTTTGATACATGGTTGGATGTAAAATTGGAGGCAGACAAAGTGGAAGTAGGATCGTTTATGGTTGCCACCAATCATATAGAGATTACCCTCAATTTACCTGTCCAACCAGAAGCCATTTTTGGAGCGCCTGCCCAAAGCCGCTATGAAGGAACTCGTATTTTGCCTGATTTTTTGATTAACAACTATTTACAAGTCCTGCCAAAACGTGAAAATGCGACTGCTATTATAGGTTTTGAAGCCATGTCTAAACTCCTTGAAAACAAACATTTCGAGTTTGACGGTGGTAAACAATGGCTGACGATTGATTACATTCGTTTTGGAACTGATAACAATGTCTTGGTAGCAGAATCCAAAATCAATGCGTATGTAAAATGGGGTATGTTCAGCAAAAAACTGGCAGGCGTTGCTTATCTACAACTTGTTCCTATGTATGACAAAGCTGCTAAAAAACTAACTATCAATGATTTTTCTTATTCCTTGGAGTCGGACGATAGGTGGCTGCAAATGGGAAGTCGTTTGGCAAAAAAAAGCCTTGAACATTTCCTTCACGAAAAAATGGAACAAGGTGCGAATCACCTACTCCAACAATTACCTGCTTTTTTGGAGCGTGAAATGAAAAATATTGACTTTGAAGATTACGCCAATTTGAATGGCGTTTTGAATTATTTTGAAGTCGATGATATTTACTTGACAGATGCCGCATTGTACATTGAAGGAAAAGTAGGAACAGAATGGGTGCTGGTTGTTGGCTGA
- a CDS encoding thioredoxin family protein, which produces MNTPIRILILLLFSYLVPDTLYGKGINFITGSWSDIQTLALQSEKPIFVKVHTDWCIPCKDMDSAIFSENEVGTYYNEHFINFIIDVDSPTGTQFKNQYEVNFIPDLLFFAPNGTLLFRNNNLNNKIQLLTLAYSVLHQFSINKELNEGSSNIAEKPPTAMSIEIMQKQFDSGFQAQSFLHDFAYALENHALPYEDVVNKYLYKERKKKSLLSAKNQKFIFHFSENVQVQALDILLQNKLFFAKTYGLQNINSKIKNTLFNSTLQAAYSKNYRLFKRIKLLAKKASFSDETKFLYMLDSKYFEYLKDWKNYIEVTYNFMNKYDDDDPIFLNNQAISILKITENKGTLKEAKKWTEKSIFINPQDYNYQTYAYILYKLGEVKAAKAAAYRASKFNRGNQQIEKKVVMPKTAIPNTKNYVKT; this is translated from the coding sequence ATGAACACGCCCATTAGAATACTTATATTATTACTATTTTCGTATTTAGTACCTGATACTTTATATGGTAAGGGAATAAATTTTATCACTGGAAGTTGGAGTGATATTCAGACCCTTGCTTTACAAAGCGAAAAACCTATTTTTGTTAAGGTTCATACTGATTGGTGTATTCCTTGCAAGGATATGGATTCAGCAATTTTCTCAGAAAATGAAGTTGGTACTTATTATAACGAACACTTTATTAACTTCATTATTGATGTTGATAGTCCAACAGGAACTCAGTTTAAAAATCAATATGAGGTTAATTTCATACCTGATTTATTATTTTTTGCACCTAATGGAACATTATTGTTTAGAAATAATAACCTGAATAATAAGATTCAATTACTTACTCTTGCTTATAGCGTTTTGCATCAATTCTCAATTAATAAAGAATTAAATGAGGGTTCCTCTAATATTGCAGAAAAGCCCCCTACTGCAATGAGTATCGAAATAATGCAAAAGCAGTTTGATTCAGGCTTTCAGGCTCAAAGTTTTTTACATGACTTTGCTTATGCCCTTGAAAATCATGCACTTCCTTATGAAGATGTCGTAAATAAATACCTATATAAAGAGCGAAAGAAAAAAAGCTTACTATCTGCTAAAAATCAAAAATTTATTTTTCACTTCTCAGAAAATGTACAAGTCCAAGCGTTGGATATATTGTTGCAGAACAAGTTATTTTTTGCAAAAACCTATGGGCTTCAAAATATTAATAGCAAAATTAAAAATACTTTATTCAATTCTACTTTACAGGCTGCATATAGTAAAAACTATCGTTTGTTTAAAAGAATAAAGTTATTAGCTAAAAAGGCATCTTTTAGTGATGAAACTAAATTTCTCTATATGCTTGATTCTAAATATTTTGAGTATTTAAAGGATTGGAAAAACTATATTGAAGTAACGTATAATTTCATGAATAAATATGATGATGACGATCCTATTTTCCTCAATAATCAAGCAATTTCAATACTTAAGATAACTGAAAATAAGGGAACATTGAAGGAAGCAAAAAAATGGACTGAAAAATCCATTTTTATAAATCCACAGGATTACAACTATCAAACCTATGCCTATATACTTTATAAACTGGGAGAAGTAAAGGCTGCTAAAGCAGCAGCTTATCGGGCTTCAAAGTTTAACCGAGGTAATCAACAAATAGAAAAAAAGGTAGTAATGCCTAAAACAGCTATCCCTAACACAAAGAATTACGTGAAAACTTAG
- a CDS encoding NAD+ synthase: MRIAIAQQNYHIGNFEANYQKIRQAVQAAKAQGADIVAFPELAVCGYPPRDFLEFRDFINKCQGVIEKLKADSEGIAIVVGAPSINPVIEGKDLFNSAYFIADGEVQHIANKALLPTYDIFDEYRYFEPAHEFSVVEYKGKRIALTICEDIWNIANENPLYKVCPMDKLIGQKPDFMLNISASPFAYNHSEERRLVVAANVERYKIPMIYVNMVGAQTEVIFDGGSLVIDDAGNTIDEMPFFEECMRVYELAPLFNAKRDEAKDKLQVKEKMDLIHRALLLGIRDYFGKLGFKKAILGLSGGIDSALTLALAAEALGSENVYAVMMPSKFSSDHSISDSEQLVKNLGCKADIISIEDAFNAFTKTLQPQFGDLPFNVAEENIQARSRAVILMALSNKFGYILLNTSNKSEAAVGYGTLYGDMAGGLSVIGDVYKTDVFALCHYLNRNGEIIPENIITKPPSAELRPNQKDSDSLPDYDILDEILYQYIEERQGPNELIAMGFDEKLVRRILKLVNTNEYKRYQTPPMLRVSSKAFGMGRRMPIVGKYLS, encoded by the coding sequence ATGCGAATAGCGATTGCCCAGCAAAACTACCACATTGGCAACTTTGAAGCCAATTACCAAAAAATTCGTCAAGCAGTTCAAGCTGCAAAAGCACAAGGAGCGGATATCGTAGCCTTTCCAGAATTGGCAGTATGTGGTTATCCTCCTCGTGATTTTTTGGAGTTTCGAGATTTTATCAATAAGTGCCAAGGAGTTATTGAGAAATTGAAGGCAGATAGTGAGGGAATTGCAATTGTCGTTGGTGCGCCAAGTATCAATCCTGTGATTGAAGGAAAAGACCTCTTCAATTCGGCCTATTTTATTGCAGATGGTGAAGTACAGCACATTGCAAACAAGGCATTGCTACCAACCTACGATATTTTTGACGAGTATCGCTACTTTGAACCTGCCCATGAATTTTCGGTGGTAGAATACAAGGGCAAAAGAATTGCACTGACGATTTGTGAAGATATTTGGAATATTGCGAATGAAAATCCATTGTACAAAGTTTGCCCTATGGATAAATTGATTGGGCAAAAACCTGATTTTATGCTCAATATATCCGCATCTCCTTTTGCCTACAACCATTCTGAAGAACGCAGATTGGTAGTCGCTGCAAATGTGGAACGCTATAAGATTCCGATGATTTATGTCAATATGGTGGGCGCACAAACGGAGGTGATTTTTGATGGTGGTTCTTTGGTGATTGATGATGCGGGCAATACAATTGATGAAATGCCTTTCTTTGAAGAATGTATGCGGGTGTATGAACTTGCCCCTCTTTTCAATGCCAAGCGTGATGAGGCAAAGGACAAACTTCAAGTCAAAGAAAAAATGGACTTGATTCACCGTGCCTTGCTCTTGGGAATTCGTGATTATTTCGGAAAGTTGGGCTTCAAAAAGGCGATTTTGGGATTGTCGGGGGGCATTGATTCAGCACTAACCTTGGCTTTGGCGGCTGAGGCTTTGGGCAGTGAAAATGTGTATGCAGTGATGATGCCTTCCAAATTTTCTTCTGATCATTCCATCAGCGATTCGGAACAACTGGTGAAAAACCTGGGCTGCAAAGCTGACATCATTTCGATTGAAGATGCTTTCAATGCTTTTACCAAAACCCTTCAACCTCAGTTTGGCGATTTGCCCTTCAATGTAGCGGAAGAGAACATTCAGGCTCGTTCGAGAGCAGTGATTTTGATGGCTTTGTCGAATAAATTTGGCTATATTCTACTGAATACTTCGAATAAGAGTGAGGCAGCAGTGGGCTATGGCACATTGTATGGTGATATGGCTGGTGGTTTGTCGGTCATTGGCGATGTCTATAAAACAGATGTTTTTGCATTGTGTCACTACCTCAATCGAAACGGAGAAATCATTCCCGAAAACATCATCACCAAACCTCCTTCTGCCGAACTTCGACCCAACCAAAAAGATTCGGATTCTCTGCCTGACTACGATATTTTGGATGAAATTTTGTACCAATACATTGAAGAACGCCAAGGCCCGAATGAATTGATAGCAATGGGTTTTGATGAAAAACTAGTGCGCCGTATTTTGAAGCTCGTCAATACGAATGAATACAAACGCTACCAAACTCCTCCAATGCTTCGTGTTTCTTCAAAGGCATTTGGTATGGGAAGACGGATGCCGATTGTAGGGAAATATTTGTCGTGA
- a CDS encoding LytTR family DNA-binding domain-containing protein, which translates to MTQIRSLIVDDEEGSRHTLRNLLNEYCPQVEIVGLADSPAKGLKMILEYQPELVFLDIRMPAADEGFQLLESIEDIQFAVIFTTSYDEYAIRAIKFSALDYLLKPINILELQKAVNRYLKRRGNSDAVAIKNLPKPTQAFQKLGLPSIDGLTFVDISEIIRCEADGNCTVFHTVNRKKILVTKTLKYYEDLLVNSNFYRIHGSHLINLKHIAKYKKEGVVELSDGSEVYVSARKKKAFIETLNNLKYRI; encoded by the coding sequence ATGACTCAGATTAGGAGTTTAATTGTAGATGATGAAGAGGGAAGTCGCCACACCCTTCGAAATTTATTGAACGAATATTGCCCACAAGTAGAAATAGTTGGATTGGCAGATTCCCCTGCCAAAGGCTTAAAAATGATTCTGGAATATCAACCAGAATTGGTCTTCTTAGACATACGGATGCCCGCAGCTGATGAAGGTTTCCAACTCCTTGAAAGCATAGAAGATATACAGTTTGCAGTGATATTCACCACTTCCTACGATGAATATGCAATTAGAGCGATTAAATTTTCTGCATTAGACTATTTGTTGAAACCAATTAATATTTTAGAACTGCAAAAAGCGGTGAACCGCTATCTCAAAAGAAGGGGAAATTCCGATGCAGTGGCTATTAAAAATCTTCCAAAACCTACACAAGCCTTTCAAAAATTGGGACTTCCGAGTATCGATGGACTCACATTTGTAGATATTTCAGAGATAATCAGGTGTGAAGCCGATGGCAATTGTACGGTATTTCATACAGTAAATAGAAAAAAAATTCTAGTCACCAAGACATTGAAGTATTACGAGGATCTTTTAGTAAATTCTAATTTTTATCGAATACATGGAAGTCATCTAATTAATTTAAAACATATTGCAAAATACAAAAAGGAAGGAGTTGTAGAACTAAGCGATGGTTCAGAAGTGTATGTATCTGCTCGAAAAAAGAAAGCATTTATAGAAACCCTGAACAATTTGAAATACAGAATATAA
- a CDS encoding porin family protein, with protein MKKMTFFFVGILLLFSNVLNAQNWRFGLTLAPTTNWLTNENKDIETSSKLSLGYGLIADYQFDERYAVSTGFFFNKAAAKFTPEPPTIGDTSEISLKVQYVEIPLTLKLKTNEFGYLTYFAQVGLTPGLALNSRYDQEISGGEDIVNEKAKKFVNNINLSATIGGGLEYSISETTSLFAGLFFQNGLLNVIEDNDGDRMSFGSLSLRLGIFF; from the coding sequence ATGAAAAAAATGACTTTCTTCTTTGTAGGTATTTTACTATTATTTAGCAATGTTCTTAACGCACAAAATTGGCGTTTTGGTTTAACATTGGCTCCTACGACCAACTGGCTTACCAATGAGAACAAAGATATTGAAACCAGTTCTAAGTTGAGTTTAGGTTATGGATTAATTGCAGATTACCAGTTTGATGAACGATATGCAGTTTCTACGGGTTTCTTTTTCAACAAGGCTGCGGCAAAGTTTACTCCTGAACCCCCAACCATTGGAGATACGAGTGAAATCAGCCTCAAAGTGCAATATGTGGAAATCCCATTGACTTTGAAGTTGAAAACCAATGAGTTTGGTTATCTGACTTATTTTGCCCAAGTGGGTTTGACTCCAGGTTTGGCATTGAATAGTCGCTACGACCAAGAAATTTCGGGAGGCGAAGACATCGTGAATGAGAAAGCAAAAAAGTTTGTAAATAACATCAATTTATCTGCAACGATTGGCGGTGGCTTGGAATATTCTATTTCAGAAACTACTTCTTTATTCGCAGGTTTATTTTTTCAAAATGGATTGCTCAATGTGATTGAAGACAATGATGGTGATAGGATGTCTTTTGGTAGTCTAAGTTTGCGGTTGGGAATATTCTTCTAA